The following proteins are co-located in the Gloeocapsa sp. PCC 7428 genome:
- the nadB gene encoding L-aspartate oxidase, which produces MSQINLQTQFDVIVVGAGAAGLYTTLCLPENLQVGLITKDTVSLSASDWAQGGIAAAIAPDDSPLLHIEDTLHAGAGLCDRASVEFMAKMAPSCIQSLVKLGVAFDRRDRELALTLEAAHSRRRVLHAADTTGREVTTTLTAQVLQRQNIQVIQQAYALNLWLDAQQRCQGICLLYQDRITWVKAKAVVLATGGGGQVFAQTTNPAISTGDGVAIAWRAGALLRDLEFVQFHPTALTKAGAPRFLISEAVRGEGAHLIDDQGHRFAFDYHPAGELAPRDVVSRAIFNHLQRTASDPATAHVWLDLRPIPKETILHRFPNIIQVCQRWGIDVFSEPVPVAPAAHYWMGGIVTDLDNHTSIPGLYAVGETASTGVHGANRLASNSLLECIVFGAQMAHLNDELVPLSKDDSYILSSIDIPLSEDDWLTQQQKLTTWRQELPRLVWQGAGICREASKLEEAIAQVVVWQNELAALPLSQFVLHLPAAQTVTVDSPFAEQQLRLWGETRNLLDVAYLILKSASFRTESRGGHYRIDYPQTDPNWQVHTLVQQHQWWQSERVEE; this is translated from the coding sequence GTATCGCTGTCGGCGAGTGATTGGGCGCAGGGGGGAATCGCGGCGGCGATCGCGCCGGATGATTCGCCGTTACTTCATATCGAAGATACTTTGCACGCAGGTGCAGGATTGTGCGATCGCGCCTCCGTAGAATTTATGGCAAAAATGGCACCGAGTTGCATCCAATCGCTCGTCAAACTGGGAGTTGCATTCGATCGCCGCGATCGCGAACTAGCTTTAACATTAGAAGCCGCGCATTCTCGCCGTCGCGTACTTCATGCTGCGGATACGACGGGTAGAGAAGTGACAACAACTCTCACGGCTCAAGTTCTACAACGCCAAAACATCCAAGTTATCCAGCAAGCTTATGCCTTAAATTTGTGGCTCGATGCGCAGCAACGCTGTCAAGGAATTTGCTTACTTTATCAAGATCGTATTACTTGGGTAAAAGCGAAAGCCGTTGTTCTCGCTACAGGCGGTGGGGGACAAGTTTTCGCGCAAACAACAAATCCGGCGATTAGTACTGGTGATGGAGTAGCGATCGCTTGGCGGGCGGGTGCTTTACTGCGAGACTTAGAATTTGTGCAATTTCATCCTACGGCTTTAACAAAAGCTGGCGCGCCACGCTTTTTGATTAGCGAAGCTGTACGCGGAGAAGGCGCGCACTTAATTGACGATCAAGGACACCGCTTTGCGTTTGACTACCATCCTGCGGGAGAATTAGCACCTAGAGATGTGGTAAGTCGTGCAATTTTCAATCATTTACAGCGTACTGCGTCTGATCCGGCAACGGCTCATGTTTGGTTAGATTTACGTCCAATCCCAAAAGAGACTATTCTGCATCGTTTTCCTAATATTATTCAAGTGTGCCAGCGCTGGGGAATTGATGTGTTTTCTGAACCTGTTCCGGTGGCTCCGGCGGCGCATTATTGGATGGGTGGAATCGTTACAGATTTAGATAACCACACTTCAATTCCTGGATTGTATGCAGTCGGTGAAACCGCAAGTACCGGAGTACACGGCGCGAATCGTTTAGCGAGTAACTCCTTGCTAGAGTGTATTGTTTTCGGCGCGCAGATGGCGCATTTGAATGATGAATTAGTTCCTTTGAGCAAGGATGATAGCTACATTCTGTCGAGTATTGATATTCCATTGTCTGAAGATGATTGGTTAACTCAACAACAAAAATTAACAACGTGGCGTCAGGAATTACCGCGTTTAGTATGGCAAGGTGCGGGGATTTGTCGCGAAGCAAGTAAATTAGAAGAGGCGATCGCGCAGGTTGTCGTTTGGCAAAACGAACTTGCAGCTTTACCTTTGAGTCAGTTTGTACTTCATTTACCCGCAGCACAGACAGTTACCGTCGATTCACCTTTTGCTGAACAACAGTTGCGCTTATGGGGAGAAACGCGGAACTTACTTGATGTCGCTTATCTTATTCTCAAAAGTGCGTCTTTTCGTACCGAAAGCCGTGGCGGACACTATCGTATAGATTACCCTCAAACCGACCCTAATTGGCAAGTTCACACCTTAGTACAACAGCATCAGTGGTGGCAATCTGAAAGAGTGGAAGAGTAA
- a CDS encoding CHASE2 domain-containing protein: MGIIGDGSKGTKKRLFRGQLRTRNRRRVWLTALSVTSCILLLRYFGVIQSLEWAALDQFFRLRPPEPTDERIAIVAIEEADLQSIGKWPLPDTIIAQLLQQLHRYQPRVIGLDLYRDLPVEPGHEQLQQTYKSLPNLIGIEKLEDEYSAAVLPPLILNQQGRVGFNNVILDADGKVRRSLLYWTADDKTHESFALKLALSYLASQGIAPQPAQNPDYLRLGKSVFPCFKRNDGGYAHADDGGYQIISNFRHPQASFRTVSLTDVLTNKVPAEWFRDRIVLIGSTAPSLKDFFFTPYSSSFLTPAAQPIAGVELHANFISQILDAALIGRPVIQVWSKLTESLWIFAWTFVGASLSWRLRKPTQFIVSLAIATALLVGSTYIAFTAGWWLPVVPPLLGIAGCAVAIASHIAYQQEGLQRSKEFLQEVINTIPDPVFVKNQQHQWIVLNDAFCQFIGYPLEELLEKSDYQFLPQHQADISWQQDDIVFVSGNAIENEEELTDSRGITHLVATKKSLHKDAAGNLFLVGVMRDITERKRIEEELKRTAAELLRSNTELQHSQDRLRYLAYHDSLTGLPNRKLFYDHLNQSLAWAENNKLSLALLFIDLDGFKQVNDTLGHDSGDRLLVTVAQRLTLCLRGSDIVSRLGGDEFTVILPGIAKADDAATVAEKILTMLSQEFHLNGHTICITASIGISIYPNNGTAQETIVKQADLAMYQAKRLGKNCYQFAEVVPLH, from the coding sequence ATGGGTATAATTGGAGACGGTAGTAAAGGAACGAAAAAACGATTATTTAGAGGACAATTACGCACACGCAATCGTCGGCGAGTATGGCTAACCGCGCTCAGCGTTACTAGTTGTATCCTGTTATTACGTTACTTTGGGGTTATCCAATCTTTAGAGTGGGCAGCCCTCGATCAATTTTTTCGTCTACGCCCACCTGAACCTACAGACGAACGAATTGCGATCGTTGCCATTGAAGAAGCTGATCTGCAATCTATCGGAAAGTGGCCCTTACCGGATACTATCATTGCGCAGCTATTGCAGCAATTACACCGTTACCAACCCCGCGTTATTGGTTTAGATCTTTACCGAGACTTACCTGTAGAACCTGGACACGAACAACTGCAACAAACCTACAAATCGCTTCCCAACTTAATCGGCATTGAAAAACTTGAAGATGAGTATAGTGCAGCGGTGTTACCCCCACTGATTTTGAATCAACAAGGTCGTGTAGGTTTCAATAACGTGATTCTTGATGCGGATGGAAAAGTACGCCGTAGTTTATTGTATTGGACAGCAGACGATAAAACGCATGAAAGTTTTGCGCTCAAACTCGCTTTAAGCTATTTGGCATCGCAAGGAATTGCTCCTCAACCAGCACAAAATCCCGACTATCTACGACTTGGAAAAAGTGTGTTTCCTTGCTTCAAACGCAATGACGGTGGTTACGCGCACGCTGATGATGGTGGTTATCAGATCATCTCTAATTTTCGCCACCCGCAAGCAAGCTTTCGTACGGTATCGCTTACAGATGTCTTAACGAATAAAGTACCAGCCGAGTGGTTTCGCGATCGCATCGTCTTGATCGGTTCTACTGCACCCAGTCTCAAAGACTTTTTCTTCACTCCTTACAGCAGCAGTTTCCTCACCCCAGCAGCACAACCCATCGCGGGTGTAGAACTCCATGCTAATTTTATCAGCCAAATTCTCGATGCGGCACTTATTGGACGTCCAGTGATTCAAGTTTGGTCAAAATTGACTGAAAGCTTGTGGATTTTTGCGTGGACTTTTGTTGGTGCGTCGCTGAGTTGGCGTTTGCGTAAACCAACTCAGTTTATTGTGAGTCTTGCGATCGCCACTGCGCTACTTGTTGGTAGTACATACATCGCTTTTACTGCTGGTTGGTGGCTACCTGTTGTTCCGCCACTCTTGGGTATTGCTGGCTGTGCGGTAGCGATCGCCAGCCACATCGCCTATCAACAAGAAGGGCTACAGCGATCAAAAGAATTTTTGCAGGAAGTGATTAATACAATTCCCGATCCTGTTTTTGTCAAAAACCAACAGCATCAGTGGATCGTTTTAAACGATGCATTTTGTCAATTTATTGGCTATCCACTGGAGGAATTACTCGAAAAGTCAGACTATCAATTTCTCCCGCAACATCAAGCCGATATTTCTTGGCAACAGGATGATATTGTTTTCGTCAGTGGCAATGCGATCGAAAACGAAGAGGAACTAACCGATTCTAGAGGTATAACTCATCTTGTTGCGACTAAAAAATCACTGCACAAAGACGCGGCGGGTAATTTATTTTTAGTGGGAGTGATGCGCGACATTACAGAACGTAAGCGAATTGAAGAGGAACTCAAGCGCACCGCTGCTGAACTTTTGCGATCAAACACTGAATTACAACATTCGCAAGACCGTTTGCGTTATCTTGCTTATCACGACTCACTCACAGGTTTACCCAACCGCAAGTTATTTTACGACCACCTCAATCAGTCGCTTGCCTGGGCAGAAAATAATAAATTATCACTAGCGTTGTTGTTTATCGACTTGGATGGGTTCAAGCAAGTCAATGATACTCTTGGACACGATAGCGGCGATCGCCTACTGGTGACAGTTGCACAACGATTAACACTTTGTTTGCGTGGTAGCGACATTGTGTCTCGACTTGGCGGCGACGAATTTACGGTTATTCTTCCAGGAATCGCCAAAGCCGACGATGCTGCTACTGTTGCAGAAAAAATTTTAACAATGCTTTCGCAAGAATTTCATCTTAACGGACACACCATATGTATTACTGCCAGCATCGGCATTAGCATTTATCCAAACAATGGGACAGCCCAAGAAACGATAGTAAAACAAGCTGACTTGGCAATGTACCAAGCTAAGCGACTTGGTAAAAATTGCTACCAGTTTGCTGAGGTTGTCCCTTTGCACTAA